In Sebaldella termitidis ATCC 33386, one DNA window encodes the following:
- a CDS encoding hemolysin family protein, translated as MNNFLSLLLVFLLVFLNGFFVAAEFSIVKIRASKIETLLGTGDKKAGYTKKVLDDLNSYLSACQFGITLASLGLGWIGEPAVANILSPLFNYFTVDEVLKHTISFVIGFSLITAFHIVLGELVPKSIAILSSEKVALAASHPLIIFYKLSYPVIWLFDRSTNFILRIFGIKNISTHEEIHTNDEIMLLLTENYKHGLLNKEELTLVDNVFELSEKNVMSVMIPRTDMQCIYMGDNLEKIMDFVLDGKYTRYPVCRENKDNIIGFVHIRDLCKQVILNTENDIEDIMREIIFVPDTMSVNALFKRFQEDHSQIAIVIDEYGGTAGLVTLEDILEELVGEIQDEFDINDVSEIKKISDTVYSVDGKVTIDRINKLLNINIETKVETIGGLFSLEYGSLPEAGEKIIHDGYEFTIIKSNNKRVLRVKIEKI; from the coding sequence ATGAATAATTTTCTGAGCCTGCTTTTAGTATTTTTATTAGTTTTTTTAAACGGTTTCTTTGTTGCAGCCGAATTTTCCATTGTAAAAATAAGGGCTTCTAAAATAGAAACTCTTTTGGGAACCGGGGATAAAAAGGCCGGCTATACCAAAAAAGTTTTGGATGACCTGAATTCATATCTTTCAGCCTGTCAGTTTGGTATAACTCTGGCTTCGCTGGGACTAGGGTGGATAGGAGAGCCTGCTGTAGCCAATATTCTGAGCCCGTTATTTAATTATTTTACCGTGGATGAGGTACTAAAACACACTATTTCATTTGTAATAGGTTTTTCATTGATAACAGCGTTTCATATAGTATTGGGAGAATTGGTACCTAAATCAATAGCGATTTTGAGTTCGGAAAAAGTAGCACTTGCTGCTTCTCATCCCCTGATAATATTCTATAAGCTGAGTTATCCCGTAATATGGCTATTTGATAGAAGTACAAACTTTATATTAAGAATTTTTGGCATTAAAAACATTAGTACCCACGAAGAAATACACACAAATGATGAAATAATGCTGTTATTAACTGAAAATTATAAGCACGGACTTTTGAATAAAGAAGAACTGACTCTCGTAGATAATGTTTTTGAACTTTCTGAAAAAAATGTAATGAGTGTTATGATTCCCCGAACAGATATGCAGTGCATATATATGGGAGATAATTTAGAAAAAATAATGGACTTTGTGCTTGACGGAAAGTATACGAGATATCCCGTATGCCGTGAAAATAAAGATAATATCATAGGATTTGTGCATATACGTGATTTATGCAAGCAGGTCATTTTGAATACAGAAAATGATATTGAAGATATAATGAGGGAAATAATATTCGTTCCTGATACTATGTCGGTGAATGCTCTGTTCAAAAGGTTTCAGGAGGATCATTCCCAGATAGCGATAGTAATAGATGAATACGGAGGTACTGCAGGACTTGTTACTCTTGAGGATATATTAGAAGAACTGGTGGGTGAGATTCAGGACGAATTTGATATAAATGACGTATCGGAAATAAAGAAAATTTCAGACACAGTTTATTCGGTAGACGGTAAAGTTACCATTGACAGAATAAATAAACTGCTTAATATAAATATAGAAACTAAGGTAGAAACAATAGGTGGGCTGTTTAGTCTGGAGTATGGATCTCTTCCGGAAGCCGGAGAAAAAATAATTCATGACGGATATGAATTTACCATAATAAAATCTAATAATAAAAGGGTATTAAGAGTAAAAATAGAGAAAATATAA
- a CDS encoding DUF6506 family protein, with translation MKVNAAFIFIAPEADAKIHRTVVNTPAVSLTVVGVKDYEEAETVAVELADQGVKALELCAGFGNKGLARISKAVKGKAAVGAVRFDFHPGFDFKSGDELFK, from the coding sequence ATGAAAGTAAATGCGGCATTTATATTTATTGCACCGGAAGCAGACGCCAAAATACATAGAACAGTAGTTAACACACCAGCTGTCAGCCTTACTGTCGTTGGTGTAAAAGATTATGAAGAGGCTGAGACAGTAGCTGTGGAATTGGCGGACCAAGGAGTAAAAGCGTTAGAATTATGTGCCGGTTTCGGCAATAAAGGTTTAGCAAGAATCAGCAAAGCTGTCAAAGGAAAGGCTGCTGTCGGTGCAGTTCGTTTTGATTTTCATCCCGGCTTTGATTTTAAAAGCGGAGATGAGCTCTTCAAATAA
- a CDS encoding replication-associated recombination protein A, with product MNLFENQNQDKKPLAYRYRPKTLEEFAGQKNIVGDKGVLKKILIKSRFMNSIFWGPSGTGKTTLAEIVAEQLNYYYEYLNATKASVNDIKEIAEKAKKRFSIEGKQTILFFDEIHRFNKLQQDSLLHDIEIGNIILIGATTENPYFNLNNALLSRCLMFEFKKLDKEDIFGILKRIREKEEIELSDDVLNYISDIVEGDARQAINFLELLSNLEDVNLSVDEVRQIIQTRKSYDRVEDKYDTISAMIKSIRGSDPDAAVYWVAKMLSGGEDPLYLARRLVILASEDIGLANANALPVAVAGMQAAKDIGMPEVRIILAEVAVYLALSPKSNSAYMAIDKAISEIENNSIQEVPKHLTKLGAKDYKYPHAYKGNFVKQDYMKIKIKFYEYGENKFEIAANERLKKLWGE from the coding sequence ATGAATCTTTTTGAAAATCAGAATCAGGATAAAAAACCTCTGGCGTACAGATACAGACCGAAAACTCTGGAAGAATTCGCAGGGCAGAAAAATATAGTAGGCGATAAAGGTGTGCTAAAGAAGATACTAATCAAATCAAGATTTATGAATTCTATATTCTGGGGTCCTTCCGGAACAGGAAAAACTACACTTGCCGAAATAGTAGCAGAACAGCTGAATTATTACTATGAATATCTGAATGCAACTAAAGCTTCTGTTAATGATATTAAGGAGATAGCCGAAAAAGCCAAGAAAAGATTTTCCATTGAGGGAAAACAGACGATTTTATTTTTTGATGAAATACACAGATTTAATAAACTACAGCAAGATTCCCTGCTTCACGATATAGAAATCGGCAATATTATATTAATAGGTGCCACTACTGAAAATCCTTATTTTAATCTAAATAATGCGCTCTTATCAAGATGTCTTATGTTTGAATTTAAGAAACTCGATAAAGAAGATATTTTTGGTATTTTGAAAAGGATAAGGGAAAAAGAAGAAATAGAGCTTAGTGATGATGTGCTGAACTACATTTCCGATATTGTAGAAGGTGATGCAAGGCAGGCAATAAATTTTCTTGAGCTTCTTAGTAATCTTGAAGATGTAAATCTAAGTGTGGATGAAGTGAGACAGATAATTCAGACAAGAAAATCTTATGACAGGGTAGAAGATAAATATGATACTATTTCTGCTATGATAAAAAGTATAAGGGGCAGTGACCCTGATGCAGCTGTTTACTGGGTGGCAAAAATGCTCTCAGGCGGTGAAGATCCGTTATATCTGGCAAGAAGACTTGTGATTCTCGCTTCTGAAGATATAGGACTGGCAAATGCTAATGCTCTTCCTGTAGCAGTAGCCGGAATGCAGGCTGCCAAGGATATAGGAATGCCTGAAGTACGCATAATTTTGGCAGAGGTAGCTGTATATCTTGCTTTGTCTCCCAAAAGTAATTCAGCGTACATGGCTATTGACAAGGCAATAAGCGAAATAGAAAATAACAGTATACAGGAAGTTCCAAAACACCTGACAAAGCTGGGTGCAAAGGACTATAAATATCCGCATGCGTATAAAGGTAATTTTGTAAAACAGGATTATATGAAAATTAAAATCAAATTTTATGAATATGGCGAAAATAAATTTGAAATAGCGGCCAACGAAAGGTTGAAAAAATTATGGGGCGAATAA
- a CDS encoding VOC family protein — MAKITPYFLFNGNCREAMEFYGKIFKAEPIFETFSEVKSENDPALTDETKNLISHGELKIGGETIMFADVPPAYNYNFGNNIVTAYRSSSLEDIKEVFSQLENGGNATMPLQRTPWSECYGSVTDKFGLSWNLNHDTTL, encoded by the coding sequence ATGGCAAAAATAACTCCATATTTTTTATTCAACGGAAACTGCAGGGAAGCTATGGAATTTTACGGAAAAATCTTTAAAGCAGAACCAATTTTTGAAACTTTTTCGGAAGTAAAAAGTGAAAATGACCCGGCACTTACTGATGAAACGAAAAATCTTATTTCCCACGGAGAATTAAAAATAGGCGGGGAAACAATCATGTTTGCAGATGTTCCGCCTGCATATAATTATAATTTTGGAAATAACATTGTTACAGCTTACAGATCATCATCGCTGGAAGACATAAAAGAAGTTTTTTCACAGCTGGAAAACGGCGGAAATGCAACTATGCCTCTCCAAAGAACACCATGGAGTGAATGCTACGGTTCTGTGACAGATAAATTCGGATTATCTTGGAATCTAAATCATGATACTACATTATAA
- a CDS encoding sensor histidine kinase, producing MKIIYKIFFFTMLLIISTITFGILSNKLFLNSYYVALREKDLMRIASTLDTRKLIPVEKKSIDIDDETSYHFIPRRMLEDTRNKTTKAFKKNNYEFEILRFSRGPTWLKLIIRKTPEGQYALITPLEQVENAVEVSNTFYVYVGLISLVFSIPLVMIFSRYLSKKITLINGNIKEIINLNFSEKLDLHTRDEFGETANNLNLLSQTLENNLQNLKNMNVELQQDIDYERKKDQDTKNFITAITHELKTPITIMNTHAEFIAGGYADTVEELQEYAGEIINEGQHMTKLIDSLLVLLKSSSLLHEFQYEVFELREFINSILLKYKVDFDAKNILLDFNVPKIMVNSNRTLLLQVLTNLISNAISFVPDDGTGIIRVHSFSKGNYLTIEIINNGPLIPEEVIDKIWKPFFKEDDSRSRKYGGTGLGLAIVKGILEKLNCDSGVVNTENGVKFWFDIEKAV from the coding sequence ATGAAAATAATATATAAGATATTCTTCTTTACAATGTTATTAATAATTTCTACAATAACATTCGGAATATTATCAAATAAATTATTTTTAAACAGTTACTATGTAGCACTGAGAGAAAAAGATCTTATGCGTATTGCATCCACTCTGGATACCAGAAAACTGATCCCTGTGGAAAAAAAGAGCATTGACATCGACGATGAAACCTCATATCACTTTATTCCCAGAAGAATGCTTGAAGATACCAGAAATAAAACTACAAAAGCTTTCAAAAAAAATAATTATGAATTTGAAATACTAAGATTTTCAAGAGGTCCCACATGGCTGAAGCTTATAATAAGAAAAACGCCTGAAGGACAGTATGCCCTGATAACCCCGCTTGAACAGGTAGAAAATGCCGTGGAAGTTTCCAATACTTTTTATGTTTATGTTGGTTTGATATCTCTTGTTTTTTCGATTCCTCTGGTTATGATTTTTTCAAGATACCTTTCCAAAAAAATCACATTAATCAACGGGAATATCAAAGAGATTATTAATCTTAACTTCTCTGAAAAGCTCGACCTACACACCAGGGATGAATTTGGCGAAACTGCCAATAATCTGAACCTGCTTTCCCAGACACTGGAAAATAATCTTCAAAATCTGAAAAACATGAATGTTGAATTACAACAGGATATTGATTACGAAAGAAAAAAAGATCAGGATACCAAAAATTTTATTACTGCCATAACTCATGAACTGAAAACACCCATTACTATTATGAATACACATGCGGAATTTATTGCCGGAGGATATGCGGATACTGTAGAAGAGCTTCAGGAATACGCCGGAGAAATAATAAATGAAGGACAGCATATGACCAAGCTCATTGATTCACTTCTGGTTCTGTTAAAAAGTTCATCACTTTTACATGAATTCCAATATGAAGTTTTTGAATTGAGGGAATTTATTAATTCTATCCTCCTTAAATATAAAGTAGATTTTGATGCCAAAAATATTCTTCTTGACTTTAATGTTCCGAAAATCATGGTAAATTCCAATCGGACTTTACTGCTTCAGGTACTTACCAATCTTATAAGCAATGCCATCTCATTTGTTCCCGATGACGGAACAGGGATAATAAGAGTGCATTCTTTTTCAAAGGGAAATTATCTTACTATTGAGATTATAAATAACGGGCCTTTGATTCCGGAAGAAGTTATTGATAAAATCTGGAAACCATTTTTCAAAGAGGATGATTCACGCAGCAGAAAATATGGAGGAACTGGTCTGGGACTGGCTATTGTAAAGGGAATACTTGAAAAGCTAAACTGTGATTCCGGTGTAGTTAATACCGAAAACGGGGTAAAATTTTGGTTTGATATAGAAAAAGCCGTATAA
- the hisS gene encoding histidine--tRNA ligase, which yields MIKVLKGMKDRYFEDIRKYDYIIDSAKNVFSKYGFEKIITPIVEETELFERGVGEETDVVSKEMYTFLDKAGRSITMRPEGTAGVVRAYLQAGLYKSDPLVKWFYYGPMYRYEAPQKGRYREFHQVGVEAFGVRDPFADAEIIKMGCEFLETAGIKNLTVEINSLGNSSSRQRYTAELKKFIEERLDKLCDNCKTRYKKNPLRVLDCKSEACQEQYKNAPVLKDYLDEESSTYYEELKKYLELLEVNYVENYRLVRGLDYYSDTVFEIKSENLGAQSTVLAGGRYDKLLEILGDIQMPGIGFAAGTERIALLMDESLLKEEEKPVYVVYFPETKEYALNIIKILRENGIKVDFDYGMKSFKSQMKKAGKLNSKYVIILGEDEKNENKAVLKNFDTGEQEKLEIEKVIERVNGDV from the coding sequence ATGATAAAAGTATTAAAGGGTATGAAGGACAGATATTTTGAAGATATTAGAAAATATGATTATATTATAGATAGTGCAAAAAATGTTTTTTCAAAGTATGGTTTTGAAAAAATAATTACTCCTATTGTGGAAGAAACAGAATTATTTGAAAGAGGAGTAGGCGAAGAAACTGACGTAGTCTCTAAGGAAATGTACACTTTTCTTGACAAAGCAGGAAGAAGTATAACTATGCGTCCTGAAGGCACAGCCGGTGTAGTAAGAGCTTATCTGCAGGCTGGTCTTTATAAATCCGATCCTCTGGTAAAGTGGTTTTATTACGGCCCTATGTATAGATATGAGGCTCCGCAGAAAGGGAGATACAGAGAGTTTCATCAGGTAGGAGTAGAAGCTTTCGGTGTAAGAGATCCTTTTGCGGATGCTGAGATAATAAAAATGGGATGTGAATTTCTTGAAACAGCAGGAATAAAAAATCTTACAGTGGAAATAAACAGTCTTGGAAACAGCAGCTCAAGACAAAGATATACTGCCGAGCTGAAAAAATTTATAGAAGAAAGACTTGATAAACTATGCGATAACTGTAAAACCAGATATAAAAAAAATCCTTTGAGAGTACTTGACTGTAAATCAGAGGCTTGTCAGGAGCAGTATAAGAATGCACCTGTTCTAAAAGATTATCTTGATGAGGAAAGCAGCACTTATTATGAGGAATTAAAGAAATATCTGGAATTGCTTGAAGTAAATTATGTGGAAAATTACAGACTGGTACGCGGTCTTGATTATTATTCAGATACGGTTTTTGAAATTAAGTCTGAGAATCTCGGGGCACAGTCCACTGTTCTTGCAGGGGGAAGATATGATAAGCTTCTGGAAATACTGGGAGATATACAGATGCCCGGAATAGGGTTTGCCGCAGGGACAGAGAGAATAGCACTTCTAATGGACGAATCATTGTTGAAAGAGGAAGAAAAGCCCGTATATGTGGTTTATTTTCCTGAAACAAAGGAATATGCGCTGAATATAATAAAAATTTTGAGAGAAAACGGCATAAAAGTAGATTTTGACTATGGAATGAAGAGTTTTAAGTCGCAAATGAAAAAAGCAGGAAAATTAAACTCAAAATATGTTATAATATTAGGGGAAGATGAGAAAAACGAAAATAAAGCAGTACTGAAAAATTTTGATACAGGGGAACAGGAAAAACTTGAAATTGAAAAAGTCATAGAAAGGGTAAATGGAGATGTATAG
- a CDS encoding response regulator transcription factor, translating to MKILIVEDEERIRKVVRSFLVKNGYIVREAADGEEGLDLFYEWNPDLVLLDVMMPKKDGYEVCRAIKSEKTTPVLMLTAKTQEEDEIRGLEIGADDYIRKPFSLKILELRLKNLLGDEIYTIGNFRFLKNEKNVYLNEKIVDLPPKEYDLLFYLAKNHSKIFSREQILNNVWDLLCESDPRTVDTHIKNLRKKIGHEYITTVKGFGYKFEVKNENNI from the coding sequence ATGAAAATTTTAATTGTAGAAGATGAAGAAAGAATACGTAAAGTAGTTCGTTCTTTTCTTGTAAAAAACGGTTATATCGTAAGAGAGGCCGCTGATGGTGAGGAAGGGCTGGATCTTTTTTATGAATGGAATCCGGATCTTGTGCTCCTTGATGTTATGATGCCGAAAAAAGACGGCTATGAAGTATGCAGAGCCATTAAAAGTGAAAAAACTACTCCTGTCCTTATGCTTACTGCCAAAACTCAGGAAGAAGACGAGATAAGAGGACTTGAAATAGGAGCAGATGATTATATAAGAAAGCCTTTCAGCCTGAAAATTCTGGAGCTTCGTTTGAAAAACCTTCTGGGTGATGAGATATACACAATAGGAAACTTTAGATTTTTAAAAAATGAAAAAAATGTATATTTAAATGAAAAAATTGTTGATCTTCCTCCAAAGGAATACGATCTGCTGTTTTATCTTGCCAAAAACCACAGTAAGATTTTTTCCAGAGAGCAGATTCTGAATAATGTATGGGATCTTCTCTGTGAAAGTGATCCCAGAACAGTAGATACTCATATTAAGAATCTGAGAAAGAAAATAGGACATGAATATATTACCACTGTAAAAGGATTTGGATATAAATTTGAGGTGAAAAATGAAAATAATATATAA